Genomic segment of Acidobacteriota bacterium:
TGCGGCTGTGGTGGCAAACCTATGCGCCGCCCCAAAGCAAGCTGTATTTGCTCACCTGCCGTGACAGCGAGAATCGTTTGATCGGGTTGGCGCCGTTTTACTGGCAACAACGCCGCTTCTGCGGCGTGCCGCATCTGCGCGATTTGAATTTTCTGGGCACGGGCGCGGGCCTCAAAACCAGCGAACATCTCGACCTCTTGGCGCGCCGCGGCTGTGAACGCCTGTTCGCCGAAACGTGCGCAGCCTTTCTGTTGCAGCGCCGCGATTGGGATCGGCTGTGGCTCTGGAATATCCCAGAGCAATCGAAAACGCTCTCGCATTTGCAACCAGCCTTCGGTCAAGCCGCGCGCGTCGGCGTTTGCGATCATCCGCATCATCTTGATGTCAGCGCCGATTGGGAAACCACGCAACAAAACTGGACGCGCAAATTCGGCAGCAACAACGACCGCTGTGCGCGCAATTTGCAAAAGCAATTCGCCACCGAGTTTCGCCGTGTCGAGACGGAAAGCGAGTTGGAAACTGGGCTGGATGATTTCGTGCGGCTGCATCAGATGCGCTGGCAAGCCAAAGGCGCAAGCGGCTCGTTCGCTTATCCCAGGTTTGAGAGCTTTTTGCGCGCGGCCATGCGGCAGGCCTTGCGCGAAAACCGGCTGGCGTTCTGGACGTATAAATTCGATGGCAAGTGTGTCGCCACCTTAGTCGCCTTTCTGCACAACGGCGTCGCGCATTACTTCCAGGGCGGCTTTGATATGGAATACGCCCGGCACAGCCTGGGCAGCGTGATGCTCACGCATTGCATTCGGGATTGCGTCACAGACCCGCACCTTCGTGAATTCGATTTCATGGGCGGCGGTGCGGCCTACAAAGATTCCTGGACGAAGACGACGCGCGCGGCCTTTGAATTGGAAGTCTTCCGCCCGACCTTAGGCACGTTGCTCTATACGACCGGCATGAAAACCCGCAAGCTGTTGTCACGCGCGCGCCGCGCCGTGCGGGCGCGTTTGCAGCAAAGCAAACCGACAAGTTGAGCGCATTGAAAACCCATGTACGCAAGCAGCATTCAACTCATCACTGAACCGCGCCCCGGCCCTGCGCCAAAGTTACAGGCAGTCGCGCCCGCCGCACACCCGGCCACACGCCCGCCCCGCAAATGCCAGTTCGCCTCCGAAGGCCAGCGGATGTCGCTGACCATTGTGCACAGTGCAGCGGAACTGGCGGCGCACCTCACGGCCTGGGATGAATTGGCGGCCAACACCATCGAACCGAATGTCTTTTATGAATCGTGGATGCTGTTGCCCGCATTGGCCGCCTTTGGCGC
This window contains:
- a CDS encoding GNAT family N-acetyltransferase; translation: MAEPILHTHFKLASAAALQVQVHHDDAALDALCEDWEELIEHCAQSSFFLTWSWVRLWWQTYAPPQSKLYLLTCRDSENRLIGLAPFYWQQRRFCGVPHLRDLNFLGTGAGLKTSEHLDLLARRGCERLFAETCAAFLLQRRDWDRLWLWNIPEQSKTLSHLQPAFGQAARVGVCDHPHHLDVSADWETTQQNWTRKFGSNNDRCARNLQKQFATEFRRVETESELETGLDDFVRLHQMRWQAKGASGSFAYPRFESFLRAAMRQALRENRLAFWTYKFDGKCVATLVAFLHNGVAHYFQGGFDMEYARHSLGSVMLTHCIRDCVTDPHLREFDFMGGGAAYKDSWTKTTRAAFELEVFRPTLGTLLYTTGMKTRKLLSRARRAVRARLQQSKPTS